The Desulfuromonas versatilis genome has a segment encoding these proteins:
- a CDS encoding peptidylprolyl isomerase, with protein MLKKLFLLAAAVLLTVNAWAGPQVIMETNKGDITIELDQEKAPESVKNFLRYVDEGFYSGTVFHRVIKDFMIQGGGFDGDLKRKETHPPIVNEAGNGLKNNRGTLAMARTGVVDSATSQFFINLKDNDFLNQRGRTPQEFGYAVFGKVVEGMDIVDMIGNARTKRVNGLFQDLPEEQVLIKAVRRVAP; from the coding sequence ATGCTTAAAAAACTTTTTTTGCTGGCGGCGGCTGTGCTGCTTACGGTTAACGCCTGGGCCGGGCCGCAGGTGATCATGGAGACCAACAAGGGCGACATCACCATCGAACTCGACCAGGAAAAGGCGCCTGAGTCGGTGAAGAACTTCCTGCGCTACGTCGACGAAGGGTTCTATTCCGGGACCGTTTTCCACCGGGTGATCAAGGACTTCATGATCCAGGGCGGGGGTTTCGACGGCGATCTGAAGCGCAAGGAAACCCACCCGCCCATCGTCAACGAGGCGGGCAACGGCCTGAAAAACAACCGCGGCACCCTCGCCATGGCCCGCACCGGAGTGGTCGACAGCGCCACCAGCCAGTTCTTCATCAATCTCAAGGACAACGATTTTCTCAATCAGCGCGGCCGCACCCCGCAGGAATTCGGCTACGCGGTGTTCGGGAAAGTAGTTGAAGGTATGGATATTGTTGATATGATTGGCAATGCCAGGACCAAACGGGTCAACGGGCTGTTCCAGGACCTGCCCGAAGAGCAGGTGCTCATCAAGGCGGTGCGCCGGGTCGCCCCCTAG
- a CDS encoding NAD(P)H-dependent glycerol-3-phosphate dehydrogenase: MSMKIGVIGAGSWGTTLADLLAKKGFPVTLWAYEKDLVERMSATRVNDLFLPDFTLSANLGFTNDLAAAAAGKDLLLLVPPSQVMRRVMQQAAPHVSPQTILVSASKGIENDTLQPMAEVLEDVFGKQIAQRLAFLSGPSFAREVAAGMPTAVAVASGNPVVAEQVQEIFSTDCFRVYRNDDVVGVELGGALKNVIALAAGVADGLGFGHNSRAALITRGLAEITRLGVAMGAKPATFAGLAGMGDLVLTCTGDLSRNRTVGMELGRGKSLEQILGSMNMVAEGVKTTLSAFQLAGKIGVEVPIIEQMYRVLYEAKDPRQAVIDLMQRELKAEGI, from the coding sequence AGCTGGGGCACCACCCTGGCCGACCTGCTGGCGAAAAAAGGCTTCCCGGTCACCCTCTGGGCCTACGAAAAGGACCTGGTGGAACGCATGTCCGCCACCCGGGTCAATGATCTGTTCCTGCCGGACTTCACCCTGTCGGCGAATCTCGGCTTCACCAACGACCTGGCCGCGGCAGCCGCCGGCAAGGACCTGCTGCTGCTGGTTCCCCCCTCCCAGGTAATGCGGCGGGTCATGCAGCAGGCCGCCCCCCACGTTTCGCCGCAGACCATCCTGGTTTCGGCCTCCAAGGGGATCGAAAACGACACCCTGCAGCCGATGGCCGAAGTTCTTGAAGACGTATTCGGCAAGCAGATCGCCCAGCGCCTGGCCTTTCTCTCCGGGCCCTCCTTCGCCCGCGAGGTGGCGGCCGGCATGCCGACTGCGGTGGCGGTGGCCTCGGGGAACCCCGTTGTCGCCGAACAGGTCCAGGAGATCTTCAGCACCGACTGCTTCCGGGTCTACCGCAACGACGATGTGGTCGGCGTGGAACTGGGCGGGGCGTTGAAGAACGTCATCGCCCTGGCCGCGGGGGTGGCCGACGGGCTGGGCTTCGGCCACAACAGCCGCGCCGCCCTCATCACCCGGGGGCTGGCCGAGATCACCCGCCTGGGGGTGGCCATGGGTGCCAAACCCGCCACCTTCGCCGGCCTGGCCGGTATGGGCGATTTGGTACTGACCTGCACCGGGGATCTTTCGCGCAACCGCACCGTCGGCATGGAACTGGGCAGGGGCAAAAGCCTGGAGCAGATCCTGGGGAGCATGAACATGGTCGCCGAGGGGGTGAAAACCACCCTGTCGGCCTTCCAGCTTGCCGGCAAAATCGGCGTGGAAGTTCCGATCATCGAGCAGATGTACCGGGTTTTGTACGAGGCCAAAGACCCGCGCCAGGCGGTCATCGACCTGATGCAGCGGGAACTTAAGGCCGAGGGCATTTAA